TTTTAATAAGCATTCACCAGTTCACCACCAGTCTTCTTCTCCACTCAAAAGTTCAACCTAAGAACACAACATAGaaacacacatacaaacacatCCTCGATTAGGGGGTACAAAAgtctctttttttcaaatggtcgtaattttttttttttttttcaaaaatgacttcaCAATTGGTGtgcatattatttattattattattattatttttgttctctCTACGAGTATTTAGTATTCCAAAGGCAGATAAGAACATAACAATCAAACTAATTGACTATTCGCCCGGCTCCAGTCCGTCGTCGATAAATGCGACTCTTTCCTCCCTTCGACTTCGTTTGGCGAACACAACTTTAACTGCCTTAAGGCTTACCACAAAACTCtgctaaaaaaatatcaaattagcATTTTGATAACACACAAACAATACTATCGAatgaatatttatatatttttttttaataaacgacGGGAAAGAGTAGAGAAGTTTTATAGGCACCTCTAGCTTGTATGTGTCATTCTAcagatagttaaaaaaaaatacaaaatctaaAGAGATATATAGGTCGATGGAGCCATAAAACTAGACTTCTTATCTCTCACAAAAGTGCAcactaaacaattttttttttttttttattttcattaaaaaatatttttttaatgaaaaaactcgagaagaacaaaaaaaaacataatcgaGAAAAAACCCTTAGAAATTGCAACCACAACACAACACACATTGGAACATTGGttcctttattttttgtgtatttttttttttttttttttgcatccgtAAGATACACAaacataaaaattgatttttccacTGTAGTGTACTAGTAACATGGTACGCaccgattttttaatttcttttttccaTCGTTTTCAGTGAAgagaaaaattttcttcaatttttgaatttttatattttggtgCAAAATTGCAATGAAAATCTCCCACAatctcacttttttttaaattaattccaaaCAAAAAGTTTATGGAATGTTTATAGTAAGAAGAGGTAACAagacaacaagaaaaaaaaaaataaataaataatttattaacccGGCGGCGCTAACATTATTTTGTGCGAAGGCGAACAACGAAGTATATTCAACTGCCAGAGCCAGATAGTCCGGTTGTGATTtaacgtcgtcgtcgtcgtctttcGTTGTCGTTGTTATTTTCGTCTGCCGTCACTTTTCATTCACCCACCccctttttttgtaggtatattgtATAGAATAAGATACATTTATAGCAGAAATACCTTACAATCCTTCTAAGATGAAAGTTTATTCTTCAAGATATCTAATCCTATTCACATTTTGAACAAGTTAGTTTATTGTTTAACACTTTAAACACTCACTTGGTATTTTAACTCTTTTCTTGAAAAGAAGATCTTTAATAGAAAGATTTAAtttatagaaataaattttgttgaagaaaaaaaaatcctcagcTGAAAAGTGTATGTTTTGGAAACAAGTGCCcgattaaataatataaatagcTTCTGCGCATCTGTCATTGTGACGCCACTTTTGCTGGAGTCGTGTATAGAGTCGGTCTTTTCTGTTCCAGCGGATAGTAAAGGCAAATCAATAATAACAACTTGAATTTTAGATTTATAGCAAGAGTAGAGAACATCAGTGGTGtggatttttaaggttttgtttGGGGTTTTTGAGTGTTGCTATAATTTAGGAGAGTTTCTTTTATAGTATGTTTTTATGGACTTCAAAAGATTCTAAACTGATTTATTAGCcacatgaaaaaataaattaagaaaaaaactcttcctttaagggccaatttttcaatagtcagttaaacagtcagttagtacttattcctaaggataaagaaaaaatcaatttttcaacaggcaggtatagcttattcctaagaataaaactatttgcttctttcagagacgaataaaaattattctaaggaataatctcaacaaaaatattgtgtcagttgtcaaagctgttttggaagaattttcaaaaaaatacagtggaaaacaaaaaaaaacaaaaacaatcataataaaaatgacgtttaattttaaatatttttgaatttgacaatttttttttgatattctgtagaataaattatttttgattgaaaaattcaatgtttttatctgattgtttatgagcctaataactttattcgtcgaacagttaactgactgtttattagaaaattgaaaaattggctctaaaacaaatttttcttaaattaaacttggagttttttaaaaacaatacaattttttaacatataaaaaTTCAGTAACCTTGTCGATTTTCTAGAGGATGACCTTGCTTCAAATCCGACATTTCTGATCTCTGGGCACAGATTTATTGCTATAAGGCGTAGTTTTTGGactcaaatttcaaattcaacattgccaaaaaagcaaaagatgccaaaaaaaaaaactacccgaAAGTTTTCAGACTTTATTTATTTCAGCTCTAAAAGAATAAACGGTGTGCCACGGTTTTAAGGTTtagaaaatttacaaatttagaGCCCAAAATCAAACCCGTAAGCTTTATGTCCTCCAAGATATTGCTTTTCCAAATTTCGTCAGTTTtgtcaaaattcgtttttttttttcaatacctacagTTTTTTGTCCAAGTAGGTCTGTCAGTGTGCAAGTTGTTCTTCAAAGGGTGAATCCGTTCCAATTTTTGTACTGAAATTTTTCAACACTCAGGCTGTATTTGTTTCAATATTTGACATAAAAGatgtaaaaaagtgcatttaagaaattaatcttaaaagtcaaaaccacTGTGGCAAAAATGGCACAGTGGTATTGAAATATAAACTCTTAAAGATTCATGCAAAATTCTACCACTGTACTATTATTTGCCGAGGATGGTTTTGATTTCAGAAGGTTTATTTTATGGTTTAAAAGCTTTGTCTTAAATTCTTCTTTCGTTAAATTTAAGAGAAGTATGTAAAAAGGCCTACTTTGTTACCTTTTACAAAGTAAAgtgaacaaaaatctaaaaaactaGACTTTATTACTTTGTAGAGTTAAATAAAGACCTTTTCTTTAATTCGTTACTAAGGTACTGATGATAATACTGATGACAGTctttcaaaaaatccaaaaagaatcaaacaaaaattaatttaaagcttaaataataatcatttgaTCAGAACAAACATTTTTCACTTTCTTGTGaagtaaaacaaacaaaaaatttttaagcacGTTTTTGTCTCGTGACAATTCTATTGATTGGTCAATTAAtccatctaaaaaaatattgtaataaaAGATCTTTTAATTAGAAAATGGATATTCACctataatttaatacaaaaaataacgtTTGTGGACTTCTAAAGTtcaatttttaaagtatttttttttttttaaacattgccCTTATTTGTACTAGATTATGTTTCATGAAAATAtgtcattaaaacaaaattgatatgccattattattattattattaattttttaatcgacacattaaaacaaaaacaaaattttaaaaaatttacagaTGTTTATCGAATTCTAAAAGTTAAGACCAGTGGtgtatccaaaaaaaaaaaaacgttctttttaattttgacaaattttcttataaataattttaatacaaatcataagtaaaagttttcaaactcatttttagattaaaaaaatatgtttttgttttttttttctatttatttggaGTACTCCGTTGTCCAATGTTTGCTGTGAGTTGGACTATTTCGCAAGAGATTCTGGGTTCAAATTTAGTACACAccatgacttttttttgtagtgaTGTTTGCAAATAATTGACAAAatttaaatgctaaaaatcaattttccacAGTTTATatttaaacggtcactgtggcgaatgtgtaacatttttgttaGTATGTTTTAGttacgaatttttttcttttgcaatttCTTGCAAAAGTACACcacaaatagagaaaaaatatatagaagtgtagggaattaaaattttctacagtTTATCTTTGGCTCAtttcgattaaaaataaaatatggagaaaaattctaaaaaaaaaaaataatcttttgaatttttttttgtatttttgtcttcaatgaaaataacttgatttcgacaaaattttctaaatttattcGTTTGCCTCTCAAGTTAGCTTTAGattgaagaaaattattaactttacgatttttttaaatgaccttattttcaaaaataaaaaaacaaaaaaagataaagaaccaaaacttttttttcgaaaatttaggATGTCACCTTTTAAATCCTCTTCAAAATGAACAaacgaaaaaatgcaaaaacaaaaaattaatggttGATTTTTCAGAAAACACGAGTAAAGagtaacatttaaaaaaactgaaagtGAATTATTTTTGGATATATTTTAAATCTAAAGAAGCGTGTAACCACacgtaaaataaattaaaatcaaaataagacaaaaatggTCGGTGGCCACTTTATATCGTTACAtttgtttcataaaatttaaaaggtaACCCTATTTCCAGTTTTAAATGAAGAGAGTAACTAACCGGTATACAGCTTGATGATACCAACAAAAATCCCATGTATTGACATTGCTGACAAACAACATTaactttatgtttatttttttcactgatAAAACAAGTTCTCTGATTTcaagaaatcaagaaaaatttttatcgTCTCTCTTCGTTTCATTTTGGTAAGAGTAACTTTGAACTGAACACTTTAATCTCAGCCACATGCTTGTTATTAGTTCTCCAGTGACTGTCAGTGTGATCAGTGTTTCATCGGTCTTAGCTTATTTACTTTTCACGCTATCTATATTtaatgagaaaaatattataaacaaaagtaATAAATTATTCGATAAAATGAGTTCATTTGTTGCTATTCCTGAGGGAAGTGATTTTCCAATTGAAAATTTACCTTATGGTGTTTTTTCAACTGTTCAAAATGTAAGTTACCTCCTGTAATCATATAAAACAGAGATTTTGGGACTTGGAAGAACTTTGTAGaactttgtttttcttatatgGTAATTTAATTTGTGGATTCCAATATTCAAATCAGAAAATCTAGTTTTACCGCTTTTACAAGAATTCGATGGatgttctatatttttttgttttacttaggTATACAGAGATTGCTGTTTCAACGTTTAATTAAAACTGGAATTAATTTACTTTatagtttttcttaattattttgGAATGTTTTCTTATCTCAGACAGTGGCGGGGAAATGGTTATTTTATAGGGTGTAtctcaaagaaatatttttcatagCCACCTTTGAATTTTTTGGGGTTCTAAGTTATTTGATGATCGAGTCTCGAAAATTGTGTTCGTTTGTAATTCTTAGTTTTTCGTTCTGGTTTCCGATTCCACTATCCTAATGTCTtcaaatttaatgttttacaGCCCCAGAAAAGAATTGCTGTTGCAATTGGTGACTCCGTTCTCGATCTTCATGCAGTATCTGGGTTATATCCACCAGGAGTTCAGGTACAAATTCTTCATTAAAAACCTTCGACAGACCTGAACTATTTTACTTTCTTTAAGGCTGCTCTAAAATCTGACTCCTTAAATCTTCTCATGAGTCTTGGTCATGAAGCTTGGACTTTAGTTAGATATACAACTCGGGAATTGCTATTGAAAAACTCTCGTTTGCATGAAAATCCAGATCTTCAAGCTGTGTAAGttcaaaaatcacaatttaAGACCTCAAAAAATTGTACTATCAATATTTTCCATTAAAGTGCTCTAATACCTCAATCTGAGATCGAACTTCATTTGCCAGCCCAAATTGGTGACTACACAGATTTCTACTCTTCCATTCATCATGCAACAAATGTCGGTATAATGTTCAGGGGAAAAGACAACGCCTTGATGCCCAATTGGAAGTACCTTCCAGTTGGTTATCATGGTCGAGCAAGTTCGATTGTTGTATCGGGTACACCAATTCGTCGTCCACTCGGTCAGACCGTTCCAGTTGATGGACAACCTCCAGTCTTTGGGCCATGTAGAACTTTGGATTTCGAATTGGAAATGGCATTCTTTATTGGAGGACCTGAAAATAAATTAGGCGAACGAATTGCCATTGAAGATGCCTGGAAACATGTTTTCGGTTTCACTTTGATGAATGATTGGAGTGCTAGGGATATCCAAAAATGGGAATATATTCCACTTGGACCATTTACATCGAAGAATCTTGGTACCACAATATCACCTTGGATAGTTCCAGTGGCAGCACTGGAACCATTTTTAGTTGATAACTTCCCACAAGATGTAGATGTGTTTCCATATTTGAGGCAGTTGCAGAAGTTTAATTTCGATATTAATCTTGAAGTTGCAATTAAAcgtaagttttaaatttttaatcacttgcatttaaaaaaaaatttaatacatattttagcTGAAAATGAGCCAGAAACTACAATTTGTCGATCAAATTACAAGAATCTCTACTGGACTCCACTCCAGCAGATTACCCATCACACTGTAACTGGTTGTAATATTCGTCCGGGAGATTTGATGGCTTCGGGAACTATTAGTGGTGAAACTGAAGATTCATATGGATCGATGTTGGAACTCAGTTGGAAAGGTACAAAGACTGTTAATTTGAATGGTGGAAGTACAAGGAAATTCATTCAAGACGGTGATGAAGTTGTGATACGTGGATTTTGTCAGAAGAATGGTGTGAGAATTGGTTTTGGTGAATGTAAAGGAAAAGTTTTACCTGCTATTCcattataaatttgtatttaaatatgaaaataaatgataataggaaaatttatataaacatttctttttgctggagctgaggttttttttaagtaagattCTTTTGAAGGGTTACGAGTATGTGCAAGTTAAATTTGATTTCCCGAATGACAATTTTGACCATTTATGCATATTGGGATATTTGGACAACAAAGGTCATAATATCAGTACGTTCTGCAATAAGAGAGAtaggcaagtttaggattcgtaaaagtTGAAATCAGACAATGTCATTAAAATTATTACACCTTTTTCCCACTAATTGAACACAacaaactattttgaaaataaatcatgGAAAATTAACAAGACTATGAGAATGGCGACTGTGACCAAGTCCAATATCAGATTCGAATTTCAAAGTGGTAGCAATGACCAGCAATGATAAATTCTACAACCAAAGTTTTTTTCAGCAAAGGGATGAAGTCCACAACTTTTGGTTAACTAATTTGGACCGTTAACGCTTTGGGCcgaaaaaaagaaacttaattAAACGGGttcttatttcgaaaaaaaaaaattaaaacaaaaaatattaatatacaCAAATAAACTATTATACATAAATACTTCTTCTTTTATTATTTGTGCCAAAAACTCACTTCTCAATTCTTGTACCACTTCGTTCAACCGTCAATCTTGTTCGGTgcggggaactaagtccactgaggtAGTTAGTTCCCACTCAGTGGGAACGAAACCCACTTTAGTAAAGTGGAGTAAGTTCCCATGCTAGGTGGGAATctaattcccaaaaaaacgtGTGGTTTTCGTTCCCTCTGAATGTTAACTTAATTCCCATTTGAAAAAGAAGAAGTAAGATAAGAAGAAAAAGAGTCGCGAGTTTTTAATTTGACCTTTTACAGAATCTGGAAAATCAGCAGTTCATTTCGAAATCCAGTTTTCAAGAAACTGAAAAGAGTGTAACACTCACGGAACTAACCCAATTGGATGTTAGTTTTAGTTccatttaatttggaattaaCATCCACGGGACAAGGCACAGTTTActtaaaaaagtgttgttattgGCGCCTTCCTGGCGATTTTACATACCCTtagcggagcaacgaagttacATGAGCGGAACAAAGAACCCTAAAAGGGATTTAAAATACTGAGAACGCGTAAAGCGAGCCGGGCAAGGTTTCAGTTAGTTAAAAAGACCCCGACATTGGCGACTTTAAATATCCTAAGTGGACCGCTCACGCAAGTTCCTTCCTCTGCTTAGGTAATGTTAGATCGCCAGGCAGACGCAAATGTTTGTATGTTAGTGATGTGTTATAATttggcaaacgcgaagcggaaaaacatttgctaacatgcgaatctatttaatttgtacaagccaaacgcgaagcggaaaaaaattttgcccaggggagaatcaattttgaggtgtgaaaataaaaattcgcgcgaatttttattttcacacctcaaaattgattctcccctgggcaaaatttttttccgcttcgcgtttggcttgtacaaattaaatagattctcatgtgagcaaaaGTTTTTCCAATTCACCGTGTTATCAACttaaaaagaatacatatcaaaaatattttcgaaaagactTTCACTTTCCATGATCTTTTTTTGTCACGATGCTATTTCGACTAACCATTAAGTTTgccaacttcttttttgtttttcaaaatcttataatTGTGCTTTGCATTGGACTAGGTACTAccgacaaaaataaatcaagacCGGTTCTACTATTGCATCAGCAGTGGTCATATTAACTTGTCTCTTCAGGTACTTATacgcaaatataaaaaaaaaatacatgtgggAAATGAGTACCGAAATTCTTCTTTTGGGACTTATGTCTCAGTAGTGAGGGACATACCTAAGTCCCGAATTAGATTCTAGTAAAGTGGGAcataaattccgaaaaaaaatcggGACTTATGCCCCtgctcgattttttttactaaaaagtacttataCGAAAAATcacgcttatttgattactttcgtttttcgttaaaaaatcgttgttgaaaataaattctcttttgatttttttgagtgtGTACTAGGTTCCCATTAGGGAGTGGAATTCAAACCCACCTTGAATGGGAAAGAAAACCACTTCACTAAAGTGGATTTCGTTCCCACTCAATGAGAACGAAGTccctcagtggacttagttcccgtggacttagttccctgcACCATCTTGTTCTCATTAGTTTTTAACCTAtgcaaaaatactttaaattagATTACACTTAactgaattttcatttttgttctgCACATTTCTTCTTAACTTCTTAAAAACCCTCTATTACGCATTGAGTACTAACCACAaatctttgccgccgggtacaaaggggttaagtcataaaattgcacttttcgggttttgataaaataagaataagctctttttttcttttagtttgtaTCAAGAACATAAATTAAGAGATattcttaattataaaaataagagaatcaatgctcaaaaatcgATTCATCTTCAATCGCAATTTCTGacaaactatcatttatgacttaacccctttgtacccggcggcaaagaaaTGTTCTTAGACTTTTTTGAGCCTAGATAAAACCCTCTCTCCCAACGACCTCAATGGTCGTTTGCTCTCAATTATTCCCCACTCTCAAGCAAGTGCAAGTCGAAGTCATCATAACATTTGCTGACCGCTTGCGATGGTATCACTTGCAGTTGCAGGAATTGCcatattcagtcaaaactcttcaattttcaaaagtgaaaactaaatattttgaatCTAATGAAACTTCTCGCGAATGCGGTTAAATAAACCTTCAGAATtactttaaatgtttaattaaaaacgGCGAAAGCTTGGTGAGagacttttttaagttttatcaaTGCTAGGATGGAGATGTTAGCAGTTTTTCTCCAAAACGCTATTTTGACCTACTTCTTGAGCTTGAtcttttgaatagtttttggaGCTATGTATAAGGGAGCAgtggttctattttttttttttttttgatacaaagcTATGTATGTACGTGGTCAGCTTTCGGGGACCAAATGTCTTGTTGGTTGGTTGGATATTACGAAAATATGGCACGTTTTCAAGCTTTTGAAAAGTTTCTAAATCTCCATAGTttgtaacaaaacaaaaatcaacgagaattctgtcaaagtcaaagtaAACATATCAAAACTAaacttaaaacaacaaaaaacattgcaaaaaaatctcccaaatcaaaaaataaaaactaaaataaatcaaaaacatcataaaaaatttctttgggacaaaaaaaaatgttcgggAAAGTAAAATGCTATaggaaaaatctttaaaatctcTAAATGATCTAGTACAAGTAGGAATTTCGTTTGTCGAGCTGCGTTGTATGAAACgaaaacaataatgaaataTAAATAGGTTCCAAACGGTACGTTTAATGAATGAACCTCGTTTTCACCGGATAACTACCTACAACAAGGAACTAgactttgaaaaagataaattgctagatgAGTTccatctgaaaaaaatttaactaggTAATTTTAAGAAGGAATTTTAAAGTGAACACAAGAAAACCTGATTTTTAAGgagattttaatttcaaaaaagtttttgcgGTATACAGATTGTTCTAGTGAACGACATAGATGCTAGCTAAACTTCGGTAATGATTACCAAATTTTTGAACTCAGGGTagcattatgaaaaaaataggtGTGCTAAACTTGGGCAAAAGCAATTTGGGATATAAACATATTATTGGATTATTGGAAAAAACGTTGAACTGTATCTCATATTCGTATCATGACTAGAATTTCCTCAAAATTCTTTGACGactggaaataaataaaataaaacacataatttttttttcagggggCTAAGTAAtaacatttaaacattttaatacacacacatattatatatatttttacgttttgttttgtttttatacttagtttgcttttttgtttttttgtaagaataataataattaaaagcaaataactTGAGATATTATTTTGCTTCCGCACAATATTGCCGCACAGTTATTACATTGTTTTCGTTCaagaattatttgtttttgttgttgttaaaagtAATAGGTAATCAAATAACATTTAAGAAtatgttttataattattaagattttttgttttggtttttttttattaaatttatttatatatgatatgataaatatttatatacgcgtcacaaaaaatttaaagattaaATATTGACATAAGATAAAGTAACAACTTGCATTTGTAATTTATTAATGAGTCTGTCTGTAAAGGATGTTCACTTTGAAAAGTCACGATATGGTTTCTCAAGCCAATCTCAATGActttaaacagatttttttaacaaactgttacttaaattgtttttttttttatttattttttaatcttaattttttgttttttatgtgacatttattttaattattgtcAGTCACAGCGAAGATTTCAGATCTAGTTCAttctgattttgtttttttttttttttatttaagttttactaTTACCTTTTCGATAGCAATATCTTAAAGTTAAGTTTACTTATTTCTAATGTGATATATTAATGTCTTCCAAAAAAGCCAatgttcttttttgttgttgtttgtattAATATTAATGTCTTCCAACAGTATATTAGATCTTAACATATAAACATTATTgaattgattattttttgtttgttttaactaTAAATtgtatgtataaatatttttttttttgtttttaattatttatatataatttttttataatgtttttaatgaagataaaatatttttttaactgaacatattgtttttaaattgatatgcTGATTCtatcaatcaaaaacaatactTTAATTCCATTTATAAATCTTGTGATTCTACTATTAAAATAGTAGACTGTCACAGTTTTGCTTTGAATATCAGACACACGGTGGGCATCGAGTCGGGAATGTGTAATATCAATGGACAGTAGATTTGGGTACATATATATTTGTAAATCCAATTGGGGTTAATTTTTAGTGAGCTTAAGAAAGGTAATTTTGTCAGAAAAAACAACCTAACTCTCGAAATTTGATAGTATAATTTGTTTTACCATTAAACTTACTGCGATAACATTGACTTCTGTGGAGCAAAACCAAGAAACGACCTTCTCAAAGCCTCTGTTATCGAAAGGAGTTTAAGTGCGTTAGATAAAGAGAGAGAAACCAATTGAAGTTACAATATATACTGCGGTTGTTCAGCAGAATTTTCAACTCAAGTGACACCTAGTGGCAGCTAGTCAAAGTAGGTCGTGACAGTCGacgttttaataatttttttttttcaacgttataaaccttttcgttttttttttgtattattatatcTAAGGATTTGTACTAAGCCAGTGGCTTAGTACATGGAAGCCCTTTAGTGATTTGttgtattatcatttttttatggaaaatgttaaaaatcaaACTGAAAAACTACTtcaaaactaataattttttgtttgtattacaattatttgtgttttatacatttaaatgtttgttgtttgtttgtgatttaacatcttttttttttaaattaattatacaaATTAATTGATTCTCATAGGGATTTATTtaacaataatatttataataataaaaaaatataataaaacaaaacaaattatacaTGATTTGTCaccaaaaaaatctttaaaatttgaaaataacataaacacaattaacattttttttacaaaattcttccATCCCAAAACAAatgtttaactttaaattaaaatttaatttatttttaatacatcaaataatatttaatgattAACAATATAAATTAGgaagtttttttgctttttgttttttaaaaaaatggtgacAAATCACAATTGCACAATGACCCACCATCATTTGTTTTACATAGGGACACACAGAGGGCGTCCCAATCCGGTGTTGTTGCTCCGGCTGTGGCAGCAGGATTGATGGAGTTTGCCGAAACGGAAAAGTCAGTGTTCTTTGATGGATCTCCTGATGG
This DNA window, taken from Episyrphus balteatus chromosome 2, idEpiBalt1.1, whole genome shotgun sequence, encodes the following:
- the LOC129911791 gene encoding fumarylacetoacetase, with amino-acid sequence MSSFVAIPEGSDFPIENLPYGVFSTVQNPQKRIAVAIGDSVLDLHAVSGLYPPGVQAALKSDSLNLLMSLGHEAWTLVRYTTRELLLKNSRLHENPDLQAVALIPQSEIELHLPAQIGDYTDFYSSIHHATNVGIMFRGKDNALMPNWKYLPVGYHGRASSIVVSGTPIRRPLGQTVPVDGQPPVFGPCRTLDFELEMAFFIGGPENKLGERIAIEDAWKHVFGFTLMNDWSARDIQKWEYIPLGPFTSKNLGTTISPWIVPVAALEPFLVDNFPQDVDVFPYLRQLQKFNFDINLEVAIKPENEPETTICRSNYKNLYWTPLQQITHHTVTGCNIRPGDLMASGTISGETEDSYGSMLELSWKGTKTVNLNGGSTRKFIQDGDEVVIRGFCQKNGVRIGFGECKGKVLPAIPL